The proteins below come from a single Nocardioides eburneiflavus genomic window:
- a CDS encoding GlxA family transcriptional regulator, producing the protein MARPTVAIPLLDGMTLFEIGMPLEALGYDWDPGRGPLYDVTTCGDQRGVRTHTGARLTPDRPLSALADGDTVLVPAVPPGRPVGRRAVAELRRAAARGARMVSLCTGTFALAEAGLLDGRRATTHWRHAALLQRTYPDVDVDARALYVEDDGVFTSAGSAAGLDLCLHLIRLDHGERAANARARSLVIASHRDGDQAQYVRAEPLEDDAAWLDDLRAWLREDLRRPVTLAELAGVQGLSPRTLARRFDRDVGTTPMRWVGSERIAAAKELLEATELTVDHIAFDVGYGSPVTFRAAFTQEVGISPGRYRSRFAAARQ; encoded by the coding sequence CCGTCGCGATCCCGCTGCTCGACGGCATGACCCTCTTCGAGATCGGCATGCCGCTCGAGGCCTTGGGCTACGACTGGGATCCCGGCCGCGGCCCGCTATACGACGTGACGACGTGTGGCGACCAGCGGGGTGTCCGGACCCACACCGGCGCCCGGCTCACGCCGGACCGTCCGCTGTCGGCGCTGGCCGACGGCGACACGGTCCTGGTGCCGGCCGTGCCACCCGGGCGACCTGTCGGACGTCGGGCAGTCGCCGAGCTCCGCCGTGCGGCCGCGCGTGGGGCACGCATGGTGTCGCTGTGCACGGGCACGTTCGCCCTCGCCGAGGCCGGGCTGCTCGACGGTCGTCGTGCTACGACGCACTGGCGTCACGCGGCGCTGCTGCAGCGGACGTACCCCGACGTCGACGTCGACGCCCGCGCGCTGTACGTCGAGGACGACGGCGTCTTCACCAGCGCGGGCTCGGCCGCGGGGCTCGACCTCTGCCTGCACCTCATCCGGCTCGACCACGGCGAGCGCGCCGCCAACGCCCGGGCCCGGTCGCTCGTCATCGCCTCGCACCGCGACGGCGACCAGGCGCAGTACGTCCGTGCGGAACCACTCGAGGACGACGCGGCCTGGCTGGACGACCTGCGCGCCTGGCTGCGCGAGGACCTCCGCCGACCGGTCACCCTGGCGGAGCTCGCGGGTGTGCAGGGTCTCTCGCCCCGCACCCTCGCCCGTCGCTTCGACCGCGACGTCGGAACGACCCCCATGCGCTGGGTCGGGTCGGAACGGATCGCCGCCGCGAAGGAGCTGCTCGAGGCCACGGAGCTGACGGTCGACCACATCGCCTTCGACGTGGGCTACGGCTCGCCGGTGACCTTCCGTGCGGCCTTCACGCAGGAGGTCGGGATCTCGCCGGGCCGCTACCGGTCCAGGTTCGCCGCCGCACGGCAGTGA